Proteins encoded by one window of Frondihabitans peucedani:
- a CDS encoding thioredoxin domain-containing protein, with protein sequence MSNALGDAVSPYLRSHAGNPVAWQQWGPEPFAEAARRGVPVMVSIGYSTCHWCHVMARESFSDPAIAEQLNERFVAIKVDREEHPDVDASYLAAASAFTSELGWPLTVFTTPEGRAFYAGTYHPPVPVQGRPSFSQVLDAVTDAWTGRRDEVEQNASQIAAALASSQSASAGCLPTAEQLSGIVDRLASFEDDEFGGFGRAPKFPIAPVQLLLVDLAARGDGAARDIVRRTLGAMAASPLRDPVEGGFFRYAVRRDWHEPHYERMLYDNALLLTAYSRLSALTEGDESAAATEAATGIAGFLLGTLQRPDGGFGSAQDSESELGEGAYYALSVEERREAAPPRVDEKVLTGWNGLAIGALAEAGARHDRPDWTAAAVRAADRLLARHRSADGTLLRAATERGVSTAVATLEDYGMLADGILRLALATGQPRYAAEARPLVDACLTGDERVFAAPGGGDPVLAAQGLGLASDPSEGAYPSGLSAIASAAATLAQLVHEPQYRRASEGAVALVSERAVENPTAFGAMLSVAAGLATPATQLVVVSPGGAGSGLTSFAHAWFRPGLASVVVSPAAAASWSDAGFDLFDGRVAQGGSDTAYLCRDFVCALPVTSLEELVAQV encoded by the coding sequence ATGTCGAACGCCCTCGGTGACGCCGTCAGCCCGTATCTCCGAAGCCACGCCGGCAATCCCGTCGCGTGGCAGCAGTGGGGGCCCGAGCCGTTCGCCGAGGCGGCCCGGCGGGGCGTGCCCGTGATGGTGTCGATCGGGTACTCGACATGTCACTGGTGCCACGTCATGGCGCGCGAGAGCTTCAGCGATCCTGCGATCGCCGAACAGCTGAACGAGCGCTTCGTCGCGATCAAGGTCGACCGCGAGGAGCACCCCGACGTCGACGCCAGCTACCTGGCGGCGGCCTCCGCATTCACCTCCGAGCTGGGCTGGCCGCTCACTGTCTTCACGACCCCTGAGGGTCGGGCCTTCTACGCGGGCACCTACCACCCCCCGGTCCCCGTGCAGGGCCGACCCTCCTTCTCGCAGGTGCTCGACGCCGTCACCGACGCCTGGACCGGACGCCGTGACGAGGTCGAGCAGAACGCGTCGCAGATCGCTGCGGCTCTCGCGTCGTCGCAGTCCGCGAGCGCAGGATGCCTGCCCACGGCCGAGCAGCTGTCCGGCATCGTCGACCGGCTGGCCTCCTTCGAGGACGACGAGTTCGGCGGCTTCGGTCGGGCGCCCAAGTTCCCGATCGCTCCCGTGCAGCTGCTGCTCGTCGACCTCGCTGCCCGCGGTGACGGTGCGGCCCGGGATATCGTCCGCCGGACCCTCGGAGCCATGGCCGCCTCGCCGCTCCGCGACCCCGTCGAGGGCGGGTTCTTCCGATACGCGGTCCGCCGCGACTGGCACGAGCCGCACTATGAGAGGATGCTCTACGACAACGCCCTGCTCCTGACCGCCTACTCGCGCCTCTCCGCTCTCACCGAGGGCGACGAGAGCGCCGCGGCGACCGAGGCGGCGACGGGCATCGCCGGGTTCCTGCTGGGCACCCTCCAGCGCCCCGACGGCGGCTTCGGCTCCGCTCAGGACAGCGAGAGCGAGCTCGGCGAGGGCGCCTACTACGCCCTCTCGGTCGAGGAGCGGCGCGAGGCGGCACCCCCGCGCGTCGACGAGAAGGTGCTGACCGGGTGGAACGGCCTGGCGATCGGCGCTCTCGCCGAAGCCGGGGCCCGCCACGACCGGCCGGACTGGACCGCCGCCGCGGTGCGAGCGGCCGATCGACTCCTCGCCCGCCACCGCTCGGCCGACGGGACGCTCCTCCGGGCGGCGACGGAGCGCGGGGTGTCGACCGCGGTCGCGACGCTCGAGGACTACGGGATGCTCGCCGACGGCATCCTGCGTCTCGCCCTGGCCACCGGGCAGCCCCGGTACGCGGCAGAGGCCCGCCCTCTCGTCGACGCCTGCCTGACCGGCGACGAGAGGGTCTTCGCCGCACCGGGCGGAGGCGACCCCGTCCTTGCCGCGCAGGGCCTCGGCCTCGCGAGCGACCCGTCGGAGGGCGCGTATCCCTCGGGGCTCAGCGCGATCGCGTCTGCGGCGGCGACGCTGGCCCAGCTCGTCCACGAGCCGCAATACCGCCGTGCTTCGGAGGGCGCGGTGGCCCTGGTGTCAGAGCGGGCCGTCGAGAACCCGACCGCCTTCGGGGCGATGCTCTCGGTGGCGGCCGGACTCGCGACTCCTGCGACGCAGCTCGTGGTCGTCTCCCCGGGCGGCGCAGGATCCGGGCTGACCTCCTTCGCTCACGCCTGGTTCCGGCCCGGGCTGGCGTCCGTCGTGGTGTCGCCCGCCGCCGCCGCCTCGTGGTCGGACGCGGGTTTCGACCTGTTCGACGGGCGAGTCGCCCAGGGTGGCTCCGACACGGCCTACCTCTGCCGCGACTTCGTCTGCGCGCTGCCGGTCACCTCGCTCGAGGAGCTCGTCGCGCAGGTGTGA
- the rsmA gene encoding 16S rRNA (adenine(1518)-N(6)/adenine(1519)-N(6))-dimethyltransferase RsmA, with protein MASSALLGPAEIRDLADLLGIQPTKKLGQNFVHDGNTVRRIVATAKVAPGTSVVEIGPGLGSLTLGLLEAGARVVAVEIDKRLAEQLPETVRLLQPDADLTVVVDDAMRVTALPAEPTHLVANLPYNISVPVLLHFLEHFPSLTRGLVMVQAEVGLRLAAAPGSKVYGSPSIKAAWYGIWSTAGQVSRQVFWPVPNVDSILVAYDRRDPKGTEAERAATFELVDAAFQQRRKMLRQSLSVVFGTSSEASDAIEQAGLAPTSRGEELTVDDFLAIARVRLRAAAGE; from the coding sequence ATGGCGTCCTCCGCCCTGCTCGGTCCCGCGGAGATCCGCGACCTGGCCGACCTCCTCGGCATCCAGCCCACCAAGAAGCTGGGCCAGAACTTCGTCCACGACGGCAACACGGTGCGCAGGATCGTCGCCACCGCCAAGGTCGCCCCGGGCACCTCCGTGGTCGAGATCGGTCCCGGCCTCGGCTCCCTCACCCTCGGCCTGCTCGAAGCGGGAGCCCGGGTCGTCGCCGTCGAGATCGACAAGCGTCTCGCCGAGCAGCTCCCCGAGACGGTGCGTCTCCTGCAGCCGGACGCCGACCTCACCGTCGTCGTCGACGACGCCATGCGGGTGACGGCGCTCCCCGCCGAGCCGACGCACCTCGTCGCCAACCTGCCCTACAACATCTCGGTGCCGGTCCTGCTCCACTTCCTCGAGCACTTCCCCTCCCTGACGCGGGGCCTGGTGATGGTGCAGGCCGAGGTCGGCCTCCGCCTCGCCGCAGCTCCAGGATCGAAGGTCTACGGCTCACCGAGCATCAAGGCGGCCTGGTACGGCATCTGGTCGACCGCCGGGCAGGTCTCGCGGCAGGTGTTCTGGCCGGTGCCGAACGTCGACAGCATCCTCGTCGCCTACGACCGCCGCGATCCCAAAGGCACCGAGGCCGAGCGCGCGGCGACCTTCGAACTCGTCGACGCCGCGTTCCAGCAGCGCCGCAAGATGCTCCGGCAGTCGCTGTCGGTCGTCTTCGGCACCTCCTCCGAGGCATCCGACGCCATCGAGCAGGCCGGCCTCGCGCCGACCTCGCGAGGCGAGGAGCTGACGGTCGACGACTTCCTCGCGATCGCGCGCGTCCGACTGCGGGCCGCAGCGGGGGAGTAG
- a CDS encoding dolichyl-phosphate-mannose--protein mannosyltransferase yields the protein MTLRPGDDFDQLVEESPAPAPASEGAGRHADALREPRLTRLDAWWGRVLSTPTRQRVWAWGGPALVTLVAAILRLWHLGHPDALVFDETYYVKDAWTLHNLGYEGTWPNDVDGKFAAGQTSLYTSAAEFIAHPPLGKWLISLGMWALGPSNPAGWRLSTAIAGTVAVLLVTVIARHLLKSTLLGVLAGFFLAIDGQAIVMSRVSLLDNFVMLFALMAFGAILLDRHRTKRKLDEWVVRMDHRGRDLAWGPALWNRPWLIVAGLLLGAATGVKWNGLYFLAVFAVYTIAVDMAARRRVGVEFWGTGTLFKQGPVTFVLMIPIAVVTYVATWTGWFVTKGGYYREWVTSAPGLHWTGALAWVPDVVQNFWHYQAGIYAFNVGLSTPHPYQANPLLWLLMQRPTSMYYLGLTTGQEGCTADRCGQAITGIANPLIWYAAVIACLYLVYRLVRHREWQSGAILIGVAAGYVPWLMYLNRTVFQFYTIAFEPYLVIALAAALGHILGRRTDDEIRRLSGIRVVGILVIVAVLLTAFYYPMWTAIQEPWSFINLHYWIPSWK from the coding sequence ATGACCCTGAGGCCCGGTGACGACTTCGACCAGCTCGTCGAAGAGTCCCCGGCTCCGGCTCCCGCTTCGGAGGGGGCCGGGCGTCACGCCGACGCCCTGCGCGAGCCCCGGCTGACCCGTCTCGACGCGTGGTGGGGACGGGTGCTCTCGACCCCGACCAGGCAGCGGGTATGGGCCTGGGGCGGGCCGGCGCTGGTCACGCTGGTGGCGGCGATCCTGCGCCTGTGGCATCTCGGTCACCCCGATGCGCTCGTCTTCGACGAGACGTACTACGTCAAAGACGCGTGGACCCTGCACAACCTGGGCTACGAGGGCACCTGGCCGAACGACGTCGACGGAAAGTTCGCCGCCGGTCAGACGAGCCTCTACACCTCGGCGGCGGAGTTCATCGCGCATCCGCCGCTCGGCAAGTGGCTGATCTCGCTCGGCATGTGGGCCCTGGGCCCGAGCAATCCCGCCGGGTGGCGGCTCAGCACGGCCATCGCCGGCACCGTCGCCGTCCTGCTCGTCACGGTGATCGCGCGGCACCTCCTGAAGTCGACGCTGCTCGGCGTCCTGGCGGGGTTCTTCCTCGCCATCGACGGCCAGGCCATCGTGATGTCGCGGGTGTCGCTGCTGGACAACTTCGTGATGCTCTTCGCACTGATGGCGTTCGGCGCGATCCTGCTCGACCGGCACCGGACGAAGCGGAAGCTCGACGAGTGGGTGGTCCGGATGGACCACCGGGGCCGCGACCTCGCCTGGGGCCCGGCGCTCTGGAACCGGCCGTGGCTGATCGTCGCGGGCCTCCTCCTCGGAGCGGCCACCGGGGTGAAGTGGAACGGCCTCTACTTCCTCGCGGTCTTCGCCGTGTACACGATCGCCGTCGACATGGCGGCCAGGCGACGCGTCGGCGTCGAGTTCTGGGGCACGGGCACGCTGTTCAAGCAGGGTCCGGTCACGTTCGTCCTGATGATCCCGATCGCCGTCGTCACGTACGTCGCGACCTGGACCGGCTGGTTCGTGACGAAGGGCGGCTACTACCGCGAGTGGGTCACCTCGGCTCCCGGGCTGCACTGGACGGGCGCCCTCGCGTGGGTGCCCGACGTGGTGCAGAACTTCTGGCACTACCAGGCAGGCATCTACGCCTTCAACGTCGGGCTCTCGACTCCTCACCCCTACCAGGCGAATCCGCTGCTGTGGCTCCTGATGCAGCGCCCGACGAGCATGTACTACCTCGGCCTGACCACCGGCCAGGAGGGGTGCACCGCCGACCGCTGCGGCCAGGCGATCACGGGGATCGCCAACCCGCTGATCTGGTACGCGGCCGTCATCGCCTGCCTGTACCTCGTCTACCGGCTGGTCCGCCACCGCGAGTGGCAGTCGGGCGCGATCCTGATCGGTGTGGCGGCGGGCTACGTGCCGTGGTTGATGTACCTGAACCGGACGGTCTTCCAGTTCTACACGATCGCCTTCGAGCCCTACCTCGTGATCGCGCTCGCGGCCGCGCTCGGCCACATCCTCGGCCGGCGCACCGACGACGAGATCAGGAGGCTGAGCGGCATCCGGGTCGTCGGGATCCTCGTCATCGTCGCCGTCCTCCTCACCGCCTTCTACTACCCGATGTGGACGGCGATCCAGGAGCCCTGGTCGTTCATCAACCTCCACTACTGGATCCCCAGCTGGAAGTAG
- a CDS encoding TatD family hydrolase — MSDSNGAGDAAHLRRRSDESGGQKRDLSYPPLPPALTVPVYDNHTHLEIEDGEGLDYREHLDRASSVGIRGVVQVGNDLETSRWSAEIAAREPRVLAAVAIHPNEAPRYAAEGRLADALAEIDELAGRTRVRAVGETGLDWSRLDTAGDDADRIRAAQIESFEAHIEIAKKHDLALQIHDRDAHDDVVATLKRVGAPARTVFHCFSGGPELGAICADNGWYMSFAGTVTFKNAAPLREALVAAPRHLVLVETDAPYLTPTPFRGRPNSPYLIPLTLRSMAETMGTDASMLAAQITSNTELVYGTWESEPITVDA; from the coding sequence GTGAGTGACAGCAACGGTGCGGGCGACGCGGCCCACCTCCGCCGACGCAGCGACGAGTCCGGCGGGCAGAAGCGCGACCTCAGCTATCCGCCCCTGCCGCCGGCCCTGACGGTCCCCGTCTACGACAACCACACGCACCTCGAGATCGAGGACGGCGAGGGACTCGACTACCGGGAGCACCTCGACCGAGCGTCGAGCGTCGGCATCCGCGGCGTCGTGCAGGTCGGCAACGACCTCGAGACCTCGCGCTGGTCGGCCGAGATTGCGGCCCGTGAGCCCCGGGTGCTGGCAGCGGTGGCGATCCACCCGAACGAGGCGCCCCGGTACGCAGCGGAGGGCCGGCTGGCCGACGCTCTGGCAGAGATCGACGAGCTGGCAGGACGGACGCGAGTCCGGGCCGTCGGCGAGACCGGCCTCGACTGGAGCCGGCTCGACACCGCGGGCGACGACGCCGACCGCATCCGCGCCGCCCAGATCGAGTCCTTCGAGGCGCACATCGAGATCGCCAAGAAGCACGATCTCGCGCTGCAGATCCACGACCGCGACGCGCACGACGACGTCGTCGCGACCCTCAAGCGCGTCGGAGCACCGGCCCGCACTGTCTTCCACTGCTTCTCGGGCGGACCCGAGCTCGGAGCGATCTGCGCCGACAACGGCTGGTACATGTCCTTCGCCGGCACTGTCACGTTCAAGAACGCCGCACCGCTGCGAGAGGCGCTCGTCGCTGCCCCGCGGCACCTCGTCCTCGTCGAGACCGATGCCCCCTACCTCACCCCGACACCGTTCCGAGGCCGCCCCAACTCGCCCTACCTGATCCCGCTCACCCTCCGGTCGATGGCCGAGACCATGGGCACCGACGCGTCGATGCTCGCGGCGCAGATCACCTCCAACACCGAGCTCGTCTACGGCACCTGGGAGTCCGAGCCCATCACGGTCGACGCCTGA
- the metG gene encoding methionine--tRNA ligase has translation MPAGDSFYITTPIFYVNDVPHIGHAYTEVAADVLARWHRQRGDDTWLLTGTDEHGQKILRTATSHDVTPKEWADKLVEESWKPLLQTVNISNDDFIRTTDTRHETGVQRFLQKLYDDGFIYQGEFEGFYCVGCEEYKQPSDLVDGTGPFEGQQVCAIHSKPVELLKESNYFFRMSDFEKPLLDLYEQQADFIQPESVRNEIVSFVKQGLRDLSISRASFDWGIKVPWDDAHVVYVWFDALLNYATAVGYGEPSERADFERRWPAVHIVGKDIARFHAVIWPAMLMAAGLPVPKHVFGHGWLLVGGEKMSKSKLTGIAPQQITETFGVDAFRYYFMRAITFGQDGNFSWEDISARYQAELANGFGNLASRIIAMITRYFDGTVPVAAELQAVDLAIRETEVRVTAAADEAIERFAINEAVSSIWELVDALNGYITEQEPWALAKDEAQRNRLATVLNTALRGLGTLTVLLSPFVPEAAHKLWASIGQGELTSQNIDRAPEWSSAPSVEPLPSTLFPRIEQPEPATA, from the coding sequence ATGCCCGCCGGCGACTCCTTTTACATCACCACGCCCATCTTCTACGTCAACGATGTCCCTCACATCGGCCACGCCTACACCGAGGTCGCAGCCGACGTGCTCGCGCGCTGGCACCGCCAGCGGGGCGACGACACCTGGCTGCTGACCGGCACCGACGAGCACGGCCAGAAGATCCTCCGGACGGCCACGAGCCATGACGTCACGCCGAAGGAGTGGGCCGACAAGCTCGTCGAGGAGTCGTGGAAGCCGCTGCTGCAGACGGTCAACATCTCGAACGACGACTTCATCCGCACCACCGACACTCGGCATGAGACGGGCGTGCAGCGGTTCCTGCAGAAGCTCTACGACGACGGGTTCATCTACCAGGGCGAGTTCGAGGGCTTCTACTGCGTGGGCTGCGAGGAGTACAAGCAGCCGTCCGACCTGGTCGACGGCACCGGGCCGTTCGAAGGGCAGCAGGTCTGCGCGATCCACTCCAAACCGGTCGAGCTGCTCAAGGAGAGCAACTACTTCTTCCGGATGAGCGACTTCGAGAAGCCGCTGCTCGACCTGTACGAGCAGCAGGCCGACTTCATCCAGCCCGAGAGCGTCCGGAACGAGATCGTGTCGTTCGTGAAGCAGGGACTCCGTGACCTGTCGATCTCGCGGGCCTCGTTCGACTGGGGCATCAAGGTGCCGTGGGACGACGCGCACGTCGTCTACGTCTGGTTCGACGCGCTGCTCAACTACGCGACCGCGGTCGGGTACGGCGAGCCCTCCGAGCGTGCCGACTTCGAGCGGCGCTGGCCCGCCGTCCACATCGTCGGAAAAGACATCGCGCGGTTCCACGCGGTTATCTGGCCCGCCATGCTCATGGCCGCGGGCCTCCCCGTGCCGAAGCACGTCTTTGGCCACGGCTGGCTGCTGGTGGGGGGCGAGAAGATGTCGAAGTCGAAGCTGACGGGCATCGCTCCGCAGCAGATCACCGAGACGTTCGGTGTCGACGCCTTCCGGTACTACTTCATGCGGGCCATCACGTTCGGTCAAGACGGCAACTTCTCGTGGGAGGACATCTCGGCGCGCTACCAGGCCGAGCTTGCCAACGGCTTCGGCAACCTGGCGTCGCGCATCATCGCGATGATCACGCGCTACTTCGACGGAACCGTGCCGGTGGCGGCCGAGCTCCAGGCGGTCGACCTGGCCATCCGAGAGACCGAGGTGCGAGTCACCGCCGCGGCCGACGAGGCCATCGAGCGCTTCGCGATCAACGAGGCCGTCTCGAGCATCTGGGAGCTCGTCGACGCGCTGAACGGCTACATCACCGAGCAGGAGCCCTGGGCCCTCGCCAAAGACGAGGCGCAGCGCAATCGGCTCGCGACGGTGCTGAACACCGCGCTCCGCGGGCTCGGTACACTGACCGTCCTCCTCAGCCCGTTCGTCCCCGAGGCCGCTCACAAGCTCTGGGCCTCCATCGGACAGGGCGAGCTCACGAGCCAGAACATCGACCGGGCCCCGGAGTGGTCGTCGGCCCCGTCGGTCGAGCCTCTGCCGTCGACGCTGTTCCCGCGCATCGAGCAGCCGGAGCCGGCGACAGCGTGA
- a CDS encoding type IV toxin-antitoxin system AbiEi family antitoxin domain-containing protein, protein MTSHAASSLSLRTSADLAEAGVARWQQTLAVRRGELERVRRGVYVDAEEWLATSPRQRVVLQARAAATSRRATPLFSHATAAILHGLPLVGPPSTDLDVLLIGATGGRSESGIRAHRSRNAAEAVAPAGLDDIRVTTLERTLIDVAATVALPLSLPMLDHALRLGSTTIPDLRAELRRRTSLRARTRVTRAVSLADGRAANPGESFSRARILDAGFAAPDLQRPFVSGDGSRAVVDFYWDAVDLVGEFDGRLEHSRADGSGDPDALWEEKRREDALRADGHGIVRWGWDDAWRGEPLRRLLERAGVPRATSAAPRGRSRRSAGAA, encoded by the coding sequence ATGACCTCACACGCCGCCTCCTCCCTGTCCCTCCGAACGAGCGCCGACCTCGCCGAAGCGGGTGTCGCCCGGTGGCAGCAGACCCTCGCTGTCCGGCGCGGCGAGCTCGAGCGCGTCCGGCGCGGCGTCTACGTCGACGCCGAGGAGTGGCTCGCGACCTCGCCAAGGCAGCGCGTCGTCCTGCAGGCCCGGGCCGCGGCGACGAGTCGCCGGGCGACGCCCCTCTTCAGTCATGCGACGGCCGCGATCCTGCACGGCCTGCCTCTTGTGGGGCCGCCTTCCACCGACCTCGACGTCCTGCTGATCGGCGCCACGGGAGGGCGCTCCGAGAGCGGGATCAGGGCCCACCGCTCTCGCAACGCGGCCGAGGCGGTCGCGCCCGCGGGCCTCGACGACATCAGGGTGACGACTCTGGAGCGGACCCTGATCGACGTCGCGGCGACCGTCGCTCTCCCCCTCAGCCTGCCGATGCTCGATCACGCCCTGCGGCTCGGCTCGACGACGATCCCCGACCTGCGCGCCGAACTGCGGCGGCGGACGTCCCTTCGAGCGCGGACCCGGGTGACCCGGGCGGTCTCTCTCGCCGATGGGCGGGCAGCGAACCCCGGCGAGTCGTTCAGCCGTGCGCGGATCCTCGACGCGGGGTTCGCAGCGCCGGACCTCCAGCGACCGTTCGTCTCGGGCGACGGCTCGCGGGCCGTCGTCGACTTCTACTGGGATGCGGTCGACCTCGTCGGCGAGTTCGACGGACGCCTCGAGCACTCCCGGGCAGACGGATCGGGCGACCCCGACGCCCTCTGGGAGGAGAAGCGCCGAGAGGATGCCCTGCGCGCGGACGGGCACGGCATCGTGCGCTGGGGCTGGGACGACGCCTGGCGCGGGGAGCCCCTGCGACGGCTGCTCGAGCGGGCCGGTGTGCCGCGTGCCACTTCCGCCGCCCCGCGTGGGCGGTCGCGACGCAGTGCTGGTGCGGCGTGA
- the rsmI gene encoding 16S rRNA (cytidine(1402)-2'-O)-methyltransferase: MIVLAATPIGNLGDASKRLVEALSNTEVIAAEDTRTAVHLMRALGIENRPRLIALHEHNERERAAEVVELARDADVLVLTDAGMPAISDPGFPLVEAAAAAGVTVTALPGPSAVLTALAVSGLPTDRFTFEGFLPRKQGDRQRILRALDAERRTMVFFESPHRLAESLGDVAEVLGADRRVVVCRELTKLHEEVRRGTASELAAWAADGVRGEICIVVEGAEEREVDLAQGVELVLAAVAAGDRLKDAAAEVSSSTGLSKRDLYQGALAAR, translated from the coding sequence GTGATCGTTCTCGCCGCAACCCCCATCGGCAACCTCGGAGACGCCTCCAAGCGGCTGGTGGAAGCGCTGTCGAACACGGAGGTGATCGCCGCGGAGGACACCCGGACGGCCGTTCACCTGATGCGCGCTCTCGGCATCGAGAATCGTCCCCGACTCATCGCCCTGCACGAGCACAACGAGCGCGAGCGCGCCGCCGAGGTCGTCGAGCTCGCCCGCGACGCCGACGTGCTCGTCCTCACCGACGCGGGCATGCCCGCGATCAGCGATCCCGGCTTCCCGCTCGTCGAGGCCGCAGCGGCAGCCGGGGTGACCGTGACCGCGCTGCCCGGCCCCTCGGCCGTGCTGACCGCGCTCGCCGTCTCCGGGCTGCCGACCGACCGATTCACTTTCGAGGGCTTCCTTCCGCGGAAACAGGGCGACCGGCAGAGGATCCTGCGGGCCCTCGACGCCGAGCGGCGCACGATGGTGTTCTTCGAGTCGCCGCACCGCCTCGCGGAGTCGCTCGGCGACGTGGCCGAGGTGCTGGGCGCCGACCGGCGCGTGGTCGTCTGCCGCGAGCTGACGAAGCTGCACGAGGAGGTCCGCCGGGGCACCGCCTCCGAGCTGGCGGCCTGGGCCGCGGACGGCGTGCGGGGCGAGATCTGCATCGTCGTCGAGGGCGCCGAGGAGCGCGAGGTCGACCTCGCGCAGGGGGTCGAGCTCGTGCTCGCGGCCGTCGCCGCCGGGGACCGCCTGAAGGACGCCGCCGCCGAGGTCTCGTCGTCGACGGGACTGTCGAAGCGCGACCTGTACCAGGGGGCGCTCGCCGCGCGCTGA